DNA from Scheffersomyces stipitis CBS 6054 chromosome 1, whole genome shotgun sequence:
CAGGTTTCGACCCAGAACTGCAAATCAAATTAGCCGTAGTTGGTGCCCACTTAAAGGGTTTCCAATTACACTGGCAATTAGAAAAAGTCAGAGCCAACTTGATTGAGTCTACCACTACATCAGGAAACTATAAGCTCTACGCCTTGCCCAAGACTGGACCAGTTGCGAAGCCAGGCTTGAGGAGAGTCACTGAAAATGGTACCAAAATTGCTCTTGAAGTGTATGCCGTTCCAAAGGAAACTTTCGGAGACTTCATTGCCATGGTTCCAGAGCCTTTGGGAATTGGATCTGTAGAGTTGACATCTGGTGAATGGGTGAAGTCTTTCATTTGCGAGGAAGTTGGATACAATGCTCCAGGAACAACCGATGTTTCGTCCTTCGGTGGATGGAAGAATTACCATGAACACTTAGCTCAGGAAGCAAAGGCTCAAAAGAAACCATTCAAATCTGTTTTGGTTGCCAACAGAGGTGAGATCGCCGTCAGAATCATCAAGAccttgaaaagattgaatATTAAGTCGATTGCTGTATACTCTGACCCAGATAAGTATGCCAAGCATGTATTGATTGCCGATGCTGCTGTTCCATTGCATGGAACTTCGGCTGCTGAAACCTATATCGCAGTCGAAAAGATCATTCAGGCTGCTAAGGATACTGGTGCCGAAGCCATTATTCCTGGTTACGGGTTCTTGTCTGAAAATGCTGATTTCTCTGACCGCtgtggaaaagaaggaattgtCTTTGTAGGTCCATCTGGTGATGCTATCAGAAAATTGGGTTTAAAGCACTCAGCCAGAGAAATTGCCGAAAAGGCTGGGGTTCCTTTGGTACCTGGTTCCGGTTTAGTTAAGGATGCTCTCGAAGCCAAGGAAATCGCAGCCAAGTTGGAATATCCTGTCATGGTTAAATCAACAGCTGGTGGTGGAGGTATTGGTTTACAAAAAGTTGATTCAGAAAAAGACATTGAGCGTGTTTTTGaaacagttcaacatcAAGGTAAATCGTACTTTGGCGATGCTGGTGTTTTCTTAGAGAGATTCGTAGAAGACGCCAGACATGTTGAAGTCCAGATGTTTGGAGATGGTAAGGGAAGGGCCATTGCTCTTGGCGAAAGAGATTGTTCTTTGCAACGTCGAAACCAGAAggttattgaagaaactccTGCTCCAAACTTGCCAGAGGCTACAAGACAAAAGATGAGAGATGCAGCCGAATCCTTGGGTGCCAGTATGAATTACAAGTGTGCCGGTACTGTTGAATTTATCTACGACGAAAAGCGTGATGAATTCTACTTCTTAGAAGTCAATGCCAGAttacaagttgaacatcCAATTACTGAAATGGTGACGGGCTTAGACTTAGTGGAGTGGATGTTGTACATTGCTGCTGATGATCCCCCAGATTTCTCTCAAAAAATCGAAGTCACTGGTGCTTCTATGGAAGCCAGATTGTATGCTGAAAACCCAGTGAAGGATTTCATGCCTTCTCCAGGCCAATTAACCGAAGTCAAGTTCCCAGAATGGGCCAGAGTTGATGGCTGGGTTGAAAAAGGTACTGTTATCTCTGCTGAATATGATCCTACTTTGGCTAAGATCATTGTTCACGGAAAGGACAGAAATGAtgctttgaagaagttgagacAAGCTTTGGATGAAACAGTTGTTTTCGGCTGTATCACAAACATTGACTACTTAAGATCGATTATCAACTCGTCTATGTTCGCCGAGGCCAAGGTTGCCACCAAGGTATTGGATTCCTACGATTACAGACCTACGGCTTTTGAAATCATAAGCCCAGGTGCTTACACAACCGTACAAGACTACCCTGGTAGAAAAGGCTACTGGCACATTGGTGTTCCTCCTTCTGGTTGTATGGACGAGTACTCCTTCAGAGTTGCCAACAGAATTGTTGGTAACGATAAGGTTGCTCCTGGTATTGAGATCACCTTGAATGGTCCAAAGTTATTGTTTCACCATGATGCTGTTATAGCAGTTACTGGTGGAgctgttgaaattgatatcAATGGATACAAGGTTGAACAATGGGCTCCTCTCCATGTCAAGAGAGGAGACAAGGTGTCAATTGGGAAATTGACTACTGGTTGCAGAGCTTACTTGGCTATTAGAGGAGGCATTGACGTCACTGAATACTTAGGCTCCAGATCTACTTTTGCGTTGGGTAACTTGGGTGGCTATAATGGTAGAGTTTTGAAATTGGGTGACGTTTTATTCTTGGGTCAACCGGAAATTTCTAGTTGTACTTTGCCAGCTCCGATTTCTGAACCATCTAACATTGCTCCATCATTGATTCCTAATTACGACAACAAAGTTTGGCAAGTTGGTGTTACATGTGGACCTCACGGTTCTcctgatttcttcaaacctGAAGCGATTGAaactttcttcaaggacACTTGGAAAGTTCATTACAATTCTAATAGATTTGGTGTTAGATTGATTGGCCCAAAGCCTGTTTGGGCTAGACCGGATGGTGGTGATGCAGGTTTGCATCCTTCCAACACTCATGACTACGTTTACTCTTTAGGTGCTATCAACTTCACTGGTGATGAACCTGTTATCTTGACTTGTGACGGTCCATCCTTAGGTGGGTTCGTCTGTGCTGCCGTTGTTGTGGAATCTGAAATGTGGAAAATCGGTCAAGTAAAGCCTGGTgaacaaattcaattcattcCAATTTCCTACGAAACTTCGATTGAATTAAAGAACCAACAGGACAAAATCATCGAAAACTTGACTGGTGACTTGCCTTCTTTTGATGGTAAGGCAATCAAGCCGGAAAATCCTGTCTTATTTGAATTCCTGGCTTCGTCCAACGCTCCAAAGGTTGTTTATCGTCAAGCAGGTGACCGATACATTTTGGTAGAATACGGTGAAAACTGTATGGACTTGAATACTTCGTACAGAATTCAGAGATTGATTGAAATGGTTGAAGAACACAAGACTAgaggaattgttgaaatgTCTCAAGGTGTTAGATCAGTTTTGATCGAGTTCAACCGCGAGGTTACCCAGGATGAACTCTTGAAGACGTTGATTTCTTACGAAAAAGAGatctttttcatcaacaagtGGGAAGTTAAGTCGAGAATCATTAAATTGCCAATGGCctttgaagacaagaagactTTGGATGCTGTTAAGAGATACTCAGAGACCATTAGAAGTGAGGCACCATGGTTACCAAACAATGTTGACTTCATAGCTAACATCAACGGCATTACTAGAGAAGAGGTCAGAGATTTGGCATATACTGCTAGATTCATGGTGTTGGGTCTCGGTGATGTCTTCCTTGGTGCACCTTGTGCAGTTCCATTGGATCCAAGACAAAGACTCTTGGGTACGAAGTACAACCCATCTAGAACATATACTCCTAACGGAACTGTGGGTATTGGTGGTAGTTATATGTGTATCTACACCATGGAATCACCAGGAGGATATCAATTGATCGGCAGAACTGTTCCTATTTGGGATAAGTTGACCTTGGCTTCTCATTCTGGTGACAAGCCATGGTTGTTGAGACCATTCgatcaagttgaattcTATCCAGTtagcgaagaagaaatcgacaagttctctgaagaaatgaatGCTGGTAAGTTTAAGGTCGATATTATTGAAACTGTCTTCAAACACGGCAAGTACTTGGAGTGGATCCAAGAACATTCTGACTCAATTGCTGaattccagaagaaccaaGGGGGTGAGAAGTTAGAAGAATTCAACCGCTTGATCCAGATCTCGAACAGTGAATTGGAAAAATCTGGTACcaaaattgtagaagacgaATCCTACGACGACACCCACGAATTGGTTTACTCGGAATACTCTGGTAGATTCTGGAAATCCTTAGTTGAGACTGGTGATGAAGTTAAAGCTGGTCGTGCATtaattgttgttgaagctATGAAAACTGAAATGGTTGTCTCTGCACCAAGAGACGGTAAGGTTGTCAAGATCTACCATAAGAACGGTGATATGGTGGATGCTGGAGATTTGGTTGTTGTTCTTGCATGATAAATTATAAAAATAAAGAATTTTGAATTAATGTATAAATTATACTAATTGACGATTGTTTTTCTTGTACATGTAAATCATTTGTGAATAAGCCCATAGGAATAAGCCCATAGTAGGAATATGGCTatctttttgcacccaataTGAGCACGTGCCATTTCACATGACTAGAGGATTCGCGTTTTGTTTCGAGAACTTATTTACTTCAGATCTACTTACAGCTCCAGataatcttgaaaatttcaatatataTTAGTGGTACTCTTTTCAGTTGGAGCTTTTCCATTATCAAAATTGGTTTTAATTGAGATGAGCACCAGTCTCAATGCTGCAGCTTTGCAGCCTGAACAGTGGACAGTTTCAGCCAACGAAGCCCTCAAGTTATACGTGACCGATCCTGACGGAGCCACTAATTTTCAGGCCAGTTTCACATATCCTCTCTTTGGAGAAGCTGAGACGATTTACGGATACAAGGATCTTGTAATTTTCTTGTGTTTTGACCATTTCACGTTTTATCCGTTCTTGAACACAAAGTATGCTGATAAACTCAAAGATCCTGAGATTGTCGATGTCAAGGCAGTCGTCCAGAAATACTTACCTGAGTCTACCATCTACAAGGATGAAGCCAAATGGGCAGATGCCAttaaaaatgaaaaagatacATACCAAATTCCTGGAGAATTGGTTGATTCTTTTGAGCAAGATGTGGAAGGAAAATTGGCAACGTTTGACatctacaagatcaacttgaaggacGCTGCAGGCTTGGAGTTGCATAAAAGATTGCAGATCTTGGTGCTACTTTTCATTGAAGCCGGTTCGTACATTGATGCTTCTGATGATTTGTGGGATGTGTATCTTCTCTACCAATCTGTAGAGGGCCAGGAAGATCCATCCATTGTTGGATTCACCACTGTCTACAACTATTGGAAGTATGGTGGatctgaaaagtttgacAATGACGAACAGTTTGTaagattgaagatttcaCAGTTTGTTATATTGCCTATGTACCAGGGACAGGGATTGGGAGGTCAGTTCTACTCGAAATTGTTTGACATATGGCACAAGGATGAGAAGGTCGTAGAGATAGTAGTGGAAGACCCCAACGAGAGCTTTGATGATTTGAGAGACAGATCAGATTTGGTGAGATTAAGTAAATCGCTCAAGTTGACAGATATAACTACTAAACTCACGCTGGAGTGGAAGGAAAAGGAGAGacaaaagttgaagttggaaaagagaCAGTTTTCCCGACTCTTGGAGTTGGTTTTGCTTTACCTTTTCAAGAGGAACGCAGGCAGCGACACCAAGAAAGACATAAGGTtattcatcaagaagagaatataCGAAAAGAACATTGAGGGATTAAAGACTTTGGATGACAACAGCAAGAAGGACAAGTTGCAGACAGCCTATGTTGCACTTGAGGAGGACTACTACCGAATCTTGGGAGATATCCAGTTGCCAGTCAAGAGAGAAGGagatggagaagagaatggCAAtgtgaagaagacgaaggtCTAGACATGTGCAATTATCAATAAAAGTAAAGTAAAGTAAAgcaagaaaagaaagtaAATACAGTAATGTAGAAGCACAAGTACTCTTATTTAGTAGGGTGTCATTTAGTAGAGCAATTGACATAATGTAGAGCTCAATTGTAGTCGATATTGTACTGGTGGTACATGCTAAAGCAGTGAATAGCAATTATTGTATGAGCAGCGGtagatgatgaaaaatgTAGCAGTGGTGCATATTGCTTTTCCTTAATTCCCAATAAGGTACAAGACCCGGCAGCTAGAACCCGAGGTAACGGTGACTTGACTAATGAGGCAACCGGCAACAGACAGAGCAGAGTTGGCTACCTGGTCGCAAGTCAACGTAGATGAGCCACACAAAATGGGCCAAGACGAGCTGTTCAGCCGTTGTAGCCGGCACTGAAAGCGAGAGTCGGAAATAATGACGTAGCACCAGAATCAAAACTACAATAATTGTTCCAATCTTTAATCACATTCTCGTCATTTAGATaagtcaagaagttgaagggGCCTTGCATATGTGCTTGTGTCAGTTCGTGACGCTATGACTTCATCGCTATCGGTGAGTTCCAGATAAAAGCCATTGGACAGGAAGACCCATGACGTCATCTCGTCAGTCTCTGCAGTCGTGTCATGTGCGCAGCCTCAGCTGATGATGGAGACATCTGCCTCGCCGGCAGGACAAGTGCCGTAAGGGCAAGAAGCGCGACATTGTGCCATTTAGGTCAAGAGCAAAGTCTGGCAGAGATAAGGCGACTAGGAACCACCACAAACACGTCCCTTCTGTGGTGACTAGCAGAATGGTACCACGCCACCAAAACGCAGCGCTCCCAGTTACTCCGGAGCTAACAGCAGCCAGCCAAAACTCACTTCTTATTGGACAATTGCTGTTTCTTCCTCccaattgcaattgacACAAACCAGCCGTACACTCCCAGCTTTTCCCTCCCTTCCAGGCTAAGCAAGAATAGTGGTTGCATCGCTCCTGCACAGCGCCATTCTTCCACCATTGTTCCTTCGTGAAACCATGTCCTGCAGATAGACGATATGGCCCACTCTCGAGCCCCATCCATAAATTTCAGTTCATCCCCCTTTTCGAGGAGTATAAATATGATGGAAAATTTCCAATTGAATCCTCCCTCCAGCTTTTGAGTTTTTGGTTCTCATCCTCACCTTCGTGCCACGCTTCTATACTTATCCACCATGCACAGAACATATTCCTTGAGATCGCAGAAGGCTCCTACTGCTGCGCAATTGCAGTCTCCCCCACCACCTCCTTCCACcaccaagtccaagttcTTCGGTAAGGGAGGAATTGCTTCTACGTTCAGAAAGTCCGTGGCCGGTGCTACAGGACCCGAATTGTCGAGAAAGTTGTCGCAATACATcaagatggagaagaacgTCATGAGAGCCCTTGAGTTGACTGCCGGTGAACGTCGTGACGTAGCCAAGCAGTTGTCCGCCTGGGGTGAAGAAAACGACGACGATGTTTCCGATGTCACCGACAAGTTGGGTGTCTTAATTTACGAAATTGGTGAATTGGAAGACCAGTACATCGACAAGTACGACCAGTACAGAATCACCTTGAAGACCATCAGAAACATCGAAGCCTCCGTCCAACCTTCCAGAGACAGAAAGCAAAAGATCACTGATGAAATCGCCCACTTGAAGTACAAGGACCCTCAGTCGCCAAAGATTCCTGTTTTGGAACAGGAATTGGTCAGAGCCGAAGCCGAATCGTTGGTTGCTGAAGCTCAATTGTCCAACATCACCAGAGAACAGTTGAAGGCTGCCTTCAACTACCAGTTTGATGCTACCAGAGAATTAGCTGAAAAGTACGCTTTGATTGCTGGTTACGGTAAGGccttgttggaattgttggacGACTCTGCCGTCACTCCTGGTGAAACCAGACCTGCCTATGATGGTTACGAAGCCTCCAAGCAGATCATCATCGACGCTGAAAACGCCTTGGCTTCATGGACCTTGGACTCTGCTGCTGTCAAGCCTACCTTATCTTTGCATCAAGAAtacgacgaagacgaagtggaagaagacggagttgttgaagctgctgaGGAAGAATTCGCCAAGcacgacgaagaagaagaagtgcAAAACTAGGATAACTGAAAAAGTAATTTTCATCAAAACTTAATTTCAAATGATTTCTTATcctcaatttcttcatttcttcttctcagtCAATTGTTACTATTGAAGCCGATTGTCACCAATTATTCATTGTTTAACTTTGACTTGACTGGTTGTTTTCCCAGAATTCCAACCACCTTATGTTTTTATGTTCTTTGCCTGTTCGATTCTTGTGTCATTATATGAAAACTATGTTGTATTAGTATTTTGGAATAGTGGACCCTACCTCGTCTATATTAACCATTTAGTTAGCTTAAGTAATAATATCTGGTATGTACACTTCGAGTCGTAGCCCACCCTTTCTTTCATTTGGTCAGCATTAGATACTATACTCTACTAATTGACCTACTTGCAATACAATACATGTTTATTATCTTACAATCATACATTACTTTCTACTTTGCTTGCAGTTTACATTACATTCCATTCCTATAATCCCACATCACCTTTCTTGATTACTTCCTCAAAATTATAAAGAACCCCATTCTCATAACCACTGCGTTTCCCAATTGGGATCATCTGCACTTACATCGAGATTTTCAGAACTAATTAGCGACTTTCCCGTTTTTTGACTTATGCAGTAGCCAGAAACAGCTTCATTGCATGATTATTCTCCCATCCTGCATGACTATGAAGGGTATCTTGACTTGGAATGTAAATCTCTGTATGGTTAGATCATGGATTACCTCAAGGGATCTGCACGATAATGTCGATAGCCTCGCCAGAAAGGATACCATAGCTGTCTGACGCCTGCGGCAGTACGTATATTCCAACCATGTCATTAGTAGCTAGTGCTAGGATACTAGCAAAGGAATTGGCAGCCAAGGTTCGAGTAATGGGAAtttctaattcttcatttatGGTTTTAGATCGACTCGGaatcaaatctgaaaatttgatAGTGTAATACTGCCCCTCATTTGTCGTGGATCCAATTCCgaatggctgcgaaaatgTCGTGTTTTCTCTGTGTACATTTTCATATAGATTACCATATGTTCTGGTGCGAGATTGAATTAGCTGAtggaatttcaacaatttggtATGGTTGCTTTCCTCTTCTGATTGCTGGCTAGATTCGGCAGGAACATATGTTTGTGCTCCTTTGGTAGACACTCCACTACGAGATTCGAGGTTCCCAAACGAGAGATTGAAGACATCATTGGAAAGCGTAGACAAGTCTGCAGCTTCATTCTCTAgctcttgttcaatatttTGATCCAATTCGAAGTCATTAACTTCCTCTTCTCTATACTCTTCAAAACTCCTGAGAATAACATCTCTTCCTATTTCGTACTCTGGGATATTCAAAGTCTCAACACGGCGAATCACGCCTATTTCTCTTAGCATCGAATGGACCAGAGTGCTATTGAATGTGAGAGTTTCGTTTCTGGTTGTGTTCACAGGTTCATTATACAATGAATTCGCTAGAGTTAAGCGATTCACAAAGTTGAGGAAAGGACTGAAGTTAGGATTAAGGGCTTCCATGATTTCATTAACTTTCATTTGATCATCATGTTGtatttcaaatttatcAGTATGAATATCAAGCATTCTCTGTTCGTATGTTCTAACTGCCTCTTCTAGAATAGATTGAGGAATAGTTATTTGAGAAATTTCATCCACCAAAAGACGTTGGAGTTTTCTCTTCGTGCCAGTGACTTTCGTTGTACATGTAACAATACTGGAAGGCTCTTGAGCAACCGAAGGGCTACTAGAATTCGATTGTTGCTCAGAAACGAGAAAATGAGGATCATTTGTGATATTTAAATTAtcttgtctttcttctagTATATCCTGACTTAAATTGTTGTTCTCCAAATCTAGATCAACAAGCAAATcgttgacttcttcaatattgttATTTGTTGAGACTATGTCACCATCGTTGTtaaattcaaattgtacATCTTCTTGAGTGATGGTACTGTAATTGATACTTCTATTGAATAAGTCATCTACAAGAGCACTTTCGTCCCTAGAACTATTGACATCAAATATACTTCTGGAGCCATTCTTTGTCTTATCgttgatttggaagagaCTAGTACAATTTTCCGTAGGAAATTGCATTTGATCCATTTGCAGAATTTCtaaccttcttcttctctttaccttttgattttcatcatactccatttcttctataaAATCAATGGCAGAAGGGATAAAATCAATctcaatattgaaattggGGTCATTCTCAAGCAAAACTTGTTTCTTcacaacttgttcaaataCGTTAGCCACGTTATAAGTCTTTTCCAGTCTGTGTAATTGAAGCACATCTCGATTCAACTTTGCATTAACAAAGGCTACATCgttgagaaagaagtttATTTTGGACTTGTAGAGCATAGAGATCCCATACATCATGTTGGACAAGTAGCGaatgtttctttctttgctgATACCTATCAACTCCTCGCATACCTGGGGTATAGAAGTAGTGAGAATGTCTCGTTTGACTGAAGTCTTGTTATTAATTTTTGATCCAAGCGTGGCCATTAGCCATGCTGTTTGTAAACCCGTAGAAGAATCCATTTGCTTGTTAGAGGTATTCTGTTTTGAACAAATCTGTTCCCATATGCGAAAATGAAAGATATCTATTCTGTGGTTAATTCGCAGCAAATGGTAGATTTATTCGTAAGAAAAATCCAGTTATGTTACAAGTAACAATCCCAACGTGATCGGAACGACTTATATTAAATAAAGTAAGCAATGCAAGGAATGAAAGACACTTTTGAATCGGAtaagaaatgaaataaaCACACAAATAAAGCAATAAATACACTAATAAATAAATAGATAAAGAAATAGATAGCTAGTATATTACTTCCAAAACTATAGTACCGAACTGAAAACCTGTTTATGTCATTTTGTAATTTAAGTTTCGTAACTTATCATAAGTAACTGCTAGCCATTTGACGGTTAGCTCGAAATCACTCTCTTGTACCGATTCATGGAGATTGGTGAATGTGCTGTATTTGAATCGGCTGTTAAGATAATCTGTACTAGAGTTGACAGAGAACTTGGGAAGCCCATAGATAACATGGTTGAAGTAtgcttctttctgtttctcgTCATTTCCATTGCCATTCTGGAGAAACTGGTAATCTCTCGGGTTCAAAGTAAGCTCACGCTCCAAATGGAGCAACTTGTGATTGGATACCTTGAACTGGGCAAAATGAGCAAACTTTTTATAACATCTATACCAAGGGTAATCTTCGATTAATCCctcttgaacttttttATTCCACTTGTCGAAAATCAACGATTGGTGTGTCAAGTCGTTGAGTAACACCTGAAATTGCGAAAGCAAGTCAACGAATCTCACTGTAGGTTCGTCTTTCAAATCTCGCTTGAGATCCAGTAAAATGTACGATTTGTTTATAAGATACGAGGAAACTTTGTCTTGACCCCACTTCGATAATTGGGGTTGGTTTTCAatgaggaagaaagaaaagaatcGATTGATATCACGATAGTAATATCTGGTTCTGACTTCTACCATTTCATGTTCACTCAAAGAGATCGCCAACAAACCTATGAAACGAATCAACAGACCATGCAAAAGTAGGTCATTGTCTATTTGTCTCTTGACAAGCCAATCGTACGAATAGTAATTAGAGTTAGGAACATACAACGAAGAGTCACGCTTGGCatcattatcaaacttgATATTGATAGAAGGTGTACTCAAGTGACcttggaaaatgaaagcCTCAGAATGTGTCAATTCCGGTCCCGATATTCCATG
Protein-coding regions in this window:
- the DUR1 gene encoding urea amidolyase (Urea amidolyase (contains urea carboxylase and allophanate hydrolase)); translated protein: MSYIGWSVQDWIQFHYQSTPNESFALLQELLGDQNKAPEDPAWISLATLDNLKHQWHFLQSKSNKLDLPLYGVPVAIKDNIDVKGFETTAACPSFAYSPEDDATTVKLLRNAGAIVIGKTNLDQFATGLVGTRSPYGITPNTFNKDYVSGGSSAGSASVVARGIVPISLGTDTAGSGRVPAALNNIIGLKPTKGVFSCAGVVPACKSLDCVSIFSLNLQDAQLVFNIMAQEDALNDEYSRPLPANPLIKFPATPKIAVPTNLLWFDETENPKIYNKAVDHFKENVGAELVPLNIDLLLDLAKCLYEGPWVSERFAATKDFFATNPPAADLDPTVTQIIKGGEKHSAATAFEYEYKRQGIIQKVSKLLEGIDAIIVPTAPLNPTIAEVTKEPIKVNANQGTYTNFVNLADMSALAIPAGFRSDGLPFGITLLSHKFNDYALLDLASRYLKGVDSTEKRFYGCLKDKPVSSLGDELLPNIPGFDPESQIKLAVVGAHLKGFQLHWQLEKVRANLIESTTTSGNYKLYALPKTGPVAKPGLRRVTENGTKIALEVYAVPKETFGDFIAMVPEPLGIGSVELTSGEWVKSFICEEVGYNAPGTTDVSSFGGWKNYHEHLAQEAKAQKKPFKSVLVANRGEIAVRIIKTLKRLNIKSIAVYSDPDKYAKHVLIADAAVPLHGTSAAETYIAVEKIIQAAKDTGAEAIIPGYGFLSENADFSDRCGKEGIVFVGPSGDAIRKLGLKHSAREIAEKAGVPLVPGSGLVKDALEAKEIAAKLEYPVMVKSTAGGGGIGLQKVDSEKDIERVFETVQHQGKSYFGDAGVFLERFVEDARHVEVQMFGDGKGRAIALGERDCSLQRRNQKVIEETPAPNLPEATRQKMRDAAESLGASMNYKCAGTVEFIYDEKRDEFYFLEVNARLQVEHPITEMVTGLDLVEWMLYIAADDPPDFSQKIEVTGASMEARLYAENPVKDFMPSPGQLTEVKFPEWARVDGWVEKGTVISAEYDPTLAKIIVHGKDRNDALKKLRQALDETVVFGCITNIDYLRSIINSSMFAEAKVATKVLDSYDYRPTAFEIISPGAYTTVQDYPGRKGYWHIGVPPSGCMDEYSFRVANRIVGNDKVAPGIEITLNGPKLLFHHDAVIAVTGGAVEIDINGYKVEQWAPLHVKRGDKVSIGKLTTGCRAYLAIRGGIDVTEYLGSRSTFALGNLGGYNGRVLKLGDVLFLGQPEISSCTLPAPISEPSNIAPSLIPNYDNKVWQVGVTCGPHGSPDFFKPEAIETFFKDTWKVHYNSNRFGVRLIGPKPVWARPDGGDAGLHPSNTHDYVYSLGAINFTGDEPVILTCDGPSLGGFVCAAVVVESEMWKIGQVKPGEQIQFIPISYETSIELKNQQDKIIENLTGDLPSFDGKAIKPENPVLFEFSASSNAPKVVYRQAGDRYILVEYGENCMDLNTSYRIQRLIEMVEEHKTRGIVEMSQGVRSVLIEFNREVTQDELLKTLISYEKEIFFINKWEVKSRIIKLPMAFEDKKTLDAVKRYSETIRSEAPWLPNNVDFIANINGITREEVRDLAYTARFMVLGLGDVFLGAPCAVPLDPRQRLLGTKYNPSRTYTPNGTVGIGGSYMCIYTMESPGGYQLIGRTVPIWDKLTLASHSGDKPWLLRPFDQVEFYPVSEEEIDKFSEEMNAGKFKVDIIETVFKHGKYLEWIQEHSDSIAEFQKNQGGEKLEEFNRLIQISNSELEKSGTKIVEDESYDDTHELVYSEYSGRFWKSLVETGDEVKAGRALIVVEAMKTEMVVSAPRDGKVVKIYHKNGDMVDAGDLVVVLA
- the HAT1 gene encoding histone acetyltransferase subunit (histone acetyltransferase type b subunit), which produces MSTSLNAAALQPEQWTVSANEALKLYVTDPDGATNFQASFTYPLFGEAETIYGYKDLVIFLCFDHFTFYPFLNTKYADKLKDPEIVDVKAVVQKYLPESTIYKDEAKWADAIKNEKDTYQIPGELVDSFEQDVEGKLATFDIYKINLKDAAGLELHKRLQILVLLFIEAGSYIDASDDLWDVYLLYQSEDPSIVGFTTVYNYWKYGGSEKFDNDEQFVRLKISQFVILPMYQGQGLGGQFYSKLFDIWHKDEKVVEIVVEDPNESFDDLRDRSDLVRLSKSLKLTDITTKLTSEWKEKERQKLKLEKRQFSRLLELVLLYLFKRNAGSDTKKDIRLFIKKRIYEKNIEGLKTLDDNSKKDKLQTAYVALEEDYYRILGDIQL
- the LSP1 gene encoding Long chain base Stimulates Phosphorylation (PIL1); protein product: MHRTYSLRSQKAPTAAQLQSPPPPPSTTKSKFFGKGGIASTFRKSVAGATGPELSRKLSQYIKMEKNVMRALELTAGERRDVAKQLSAWGEENDDDVSDVTDKLGVLIYEIGELEDQYIDKYDQYRITLKTIRNIEASVQPSRDRKQKITDEIAHLKYKDPQSPKIPVLEQELVRAEAESLVAEAQLSNITREQLKAAFNYQFDATRELAEKYALIAGYGKALLELLDDSAVTPGETRPAYDGYEASKQIIIDAENALASWTLDSAAVKPTLSLHQEYDEDEVEEDGVVEAAEEEFAKHDEEEEVQN
- the SPO69 gene encoding sporulation protein involved in sister chromatid cohesion, whose amino-acid sequence is MDSSTGLQTAWLMATLGSKINNKTSVKRDILTTSIPQVCEELIGISKERNIRYLSNMMYGISMLYKSKINFFLNDVAFVNAKLNRDVLQLHRSEKTYNVANVFEQVVKKQVLLENDPNFNIEIDFIPSAIDFIEEMEYDENQKVKRRRRLEISQMDQMQFPTENCTSLFQINDKTKNGSRSIFDVNSSRDESALVDDLFNRSINYSTITQEDVQFEFNNDGDIVSTNNNIEEVNDLLVDLDLENNNLSQDILEERQDNLNITNDPHFLVSEQQSNSSSPSVAQEPSSIVTCTTKVTGTKRKLQRLLVDEISQITIPQSILEEAVRTYEQRMLDIHTDKFEIQHDDQMKVNEIMEALNPNFSPFLNFVNRLTLANSLYNEPVNTTRNETLTFNSTSVHSMLREIGVIRRVETLNIPEYEIGRDVILRSFEEYREEEVNDFELDQNIEQELENEAADLSTLSNDVFNLSFGNLESRSGVSTKGAQTYVPAESSQQSEEESNHTKLLKFHQLIQSRTRTYGNLYENVHRENTTFSQPFGIGSTTNEGQYYTIKFSDLIPSRSKTINEELEIPITRTLAANSFASILALATNDMVGIYVSPQASDSYGILSGEAIDIIVQIP